The nucleotide window ACCGCGGCGCAGGAGATCCATCAGTACGGTTAGCATGATCATGTGCCCGACCTCCCGAACAATTCCCACCCCTGGCAGATCTCGGAGTCCGCTTTCAATGGGGATGGGCTCGGCGTCACCGAAACGGTTTTTGCCTTGTCCAACGGCTACATCGGTACCCGCGGCACTCTCGACGAAGGTCATCCGGACGCGTCACCCGGAACATTCATGGCCGGAGTGTTCGAGTACCACCCGTTGTCCTATCCGGAAGACGGATACGGGCGTCCTGACAGGGGACAAGCAATCATCGGTGTTGCCGAGGGCACTCCGATTCGTCTCGAGGTCGACGGCAGACGGCTGGACATCAGCGAGACACCGCCTCATGTCCACCAACGCACATTGGATCTGCGCGCCGGTACGCTGCTTCGCACGTCGGAATGGACCACTCCCGCCGGAGACCGGGTGCGACTGCAATCCTGCCGTCTGGTATCGCTGTCCCAGCGCTCAGTCACCGCCGTCCACTACGAGGTGGAAGCCCTGGATAACGCGCTGCAGGTAGTGATTCGGTCAGAGCTGGCCGTCAACCGCACAGCGCTGCAGATCGATAATCCTGATCCCCGGGTCGGCGAGGCGCTCGACAAGCCGTTCGTCCCCTGCGCCCACCGCTCATTTGCCACTGGCGGCCTCCTGGTTCACCGCACCCGGAGTAGCGGGATTGGAGTGGCCGCGGCGGTCCGGCACGACGCGCAGATGCCCGACGGAGGTCAGGTATCAACAGCGGCAGGCGAGGACGAGGTGCTGACCACACTCGTTGTGGGCCTGCAGCCCGGTGAGAAGGTAACACTCGTCAAGTACATCTGCCACGCGAGCTCAGCCGACGGCTCAGGAGCAGACCTCGAAACGGAGGCACGTGCCGCACTGGAAAGTGCCCGCGCACGCGGGTGGAACGGGCTCTGCGCCGATCAGCGTTCAGTCCTTGACCGGTTCTGGGAGGATGCCGATGTGGAGATCGATGGCGATGCCGAACTCCAGCAGGGCATACGCTTCAATCTTTTCCAGGTCTTTCAGGCATCGGCCTTTCTTGGCAAGGCGCCCATTGGAGCGAAAGCCCTCACCGGTTCCGGTTACAGCGGACACACCTTCTGGGACATCGAGGGCTTCGTCGTTCCAATGCTGACGCTTCTGCGACCGGACAGCGCCGCGTGCCTGCTTCGATGGCGGGCATCAACCCTGGATGCCGCCCGTCAGCGTGCCGGAGTTCTGGGTCTGAAAGGGGCAGCGTTTGCCTGGCGTACTATTGATGGTCGTGAAGCCTCGGCGTACTGGCCGGCGAGCACCGCGGCCGTCCACCTCAATGCCGCAATTTCACGCGCCTTCATGCTCCACGCGAATGTTGCCGGACTTCAGCTGACCGAAACACAGGGAGTGGACGTGCTGGTTGAGACGGCTCGCATGTGGGCATCAATCGAGCACCAGGACGATGCCGGCCGCGTCCACCTTTTCGGTGTAACCGGGCCGGACGAGTACACCGGCGTCGTCGACGACAACGTGTTCACCAACCTGATGGCACAGAGCAATCTGAGGGCTGCCGCCGATGCGTGCGACACATTCCCGGAGCCTGTCCGACGTCTTTCGGTCACCCGGTCCGAAATTGCCGAGTGGCGGCGGATCGCCGACGCGATGTATGTGCCCTACGACGACGTCCGGCAAGTCCACCCCGCGAACCAGGGCTTCACGACCTACCGCGAGTGGAACTTCGACGACAACGCTGTCTACCCGATTCAGGCGCACGCTCACTACGCGAAGATTTACCGGCGCCAGGTGGTCAAGCAGGCAGACCTCGTCCTGGCATTGTGGTGGTGCGCTGACGCGTTCACCGACGAGCAGACAGCCCGGGATCTGGACTACTACGAGCAACGCACCGTCCGCGACTCATCGCTTTCTGCTGCAGTGCAGTCGGTAGTGAGCGCACGGGTCGGTCACCTGGATCTGGCACTCGCCTACCTTCGGGAATGCGCTCTCGCAGACCTCCGGAATGTCCAGGGCGACAGCCATCAGGGGGTACACCTCGCTGCACTCGCCGGAGCCTGGTTGGCGCTCGTCTGCGGTTTTGGCGGACTGCGGCTGGACGACGAGAAGTTTCGCCTTGCCCCTCGCCTCTCCTCGGGGCTTTCCCGTATAGCGTTTCGGCTGAGCTGGCATGGTTGTCGACTGGCCGTTGAAATTACGCGCTCAGGCACAACGGTTTCAATGATCGACAGTGACAACGAGGACCTTCCGGTCTGGATCGACGACGTCGCTACGACCCTGACGGCGTCCCACCCGGTTTTGGCACCGCTTCTGGTACCCCACCCGACGGCGGCTCCACCCTCCCAGCCGCCGGGCCGCGAACCGCAAACCTGAATGCATGGCGGCCTGACTGATCGTCCCGGGATCGGCGGTTATGGTGGGTACATGCCTCCGAACGTGCGCGCCTTCATGCGTGTCGCCTGCCCGAGCGCGCTCCTGATCGCTTCGCTCAGCGCCTGCTCCCCCATCGTCGACGTTGATGCCGCAGCCGACGCCGTCAATCCGTCCTGCGCGAGCGTCATGATCGCGCTGCCGGATCAGGTGGCCGGCAACGAACTGCGGGACACCAACAGCCAGGCAACTGCAGCATGGGGCGACCCGTCGCAGATCGTCCTGCGGTGCGGCGTCCAGGTCCCGGGACCCACCACCGATGCCTGCGCCTCAGTGAACGACGTCGACTGGATCATCCAGGAATCCACCGAGACGGACATCTGGACGGCCACCACGTATGGCCGCAACCCCGCGGTCGAGGTTCTCTTCGACCCGAACCAGGTCGCTTCCAGCACCGTTCTGGTTGACCTCGGCGGCGCTGTTTCGCAGGTCGAGCAGACCGAGCAGTGCCTGAGCCTGAATGACACGGTCGACCTGCCCACGGAAGGCTAGCGCCGCCGTCGTCGTTTGTGCTGCCGTATTACCGGCGTTATCAAAACGAAACCGCGAGCACCCCCATCCATTCCGGAAGTCACTCCGAAGGGCAAATATGTGGGTTCAAAAGCTGGACCTTGCATTTTCCGATGAGGAGGTAACTCTGATGAAGAAGAAACTAGCTCTGCTAGCCCCCGCCGTAGCCCTCGGGCTCACCACCATGGCCGCAGGGCCCGCGATGGCCGATCACGCGGCCGGCTCCTACTCCACGACGCTGAACCAGGTGAACAACAGTGGAGCATCCGGTACGGCATGGATCGACGTCAACGGAACTGAAGCGACCGTGACAATCGAGACCAGTGGTCTGGCTGAAACGTTCATGGACAACCCCTACCCGCATGTGCAGCACATCCACATCGGTGCGCAGGGAACCTGCCCGACCATGGCCGACGATGCCAACGGTGACGGCATTATCGACACCCCTGAGGGACAGCCTGCCTACGGGATGATCGGCACTACACTCTCGCTTGAGGGCAGCACCGGCCCTGAGGCCGGAACTGACGTGACGGTTGCTCCCTCCGGCAGCACCTACACCTACGAGCGGACGTTCGAGCTGAACCAGGAAACCCAGGACGCCCTTGCTGCCGGCACGGGCGTAGTGGTGGTTCACGGACTGGATCCGGCAAACCAGCCGGCTGCAGCAACCGAGACTATGAGCAGCCTGCCCGGCGCTGAGGAGCTGCCGCTCGCCGCAACCGCACCGGCACTGTGCGGACCGCTTGAGATGCAGCCCGCCGGCGGTGCGGACACGGGCGTGACCGCGGCCGAGCCGGTTGCTTCCGATGCGAACGGAACGGGCGTCGCTCTGCTCGGCGGCGGCCTGCTTGCCGCAGCCGGTGGTGCGTACGCGGTTCGCCGGCGCATGGTCGCCGACCGCTAAGCACTCATGAACAACAGTGCTCAGGAGCGCCGCCTCCGCCTCGCAGCGGGGGCGGCGCTCCTTTTCCTGTCCCTGACATCCTGTGGCACCACGACGGCGGCACCGCCCGAGAGCGCGCCCGTCCCGTCACCGTCGCAGTCATCCGCGGCGCCGGCACAATCATCTCCGTCCGCTGAAGCCCCGCCGTCGTCCGCTGTCGATGCTCCCCCGGACGGGCCGGGAGCAATGGATCCCTCCGCCCCGGTAAGCTTCGCGATCCCAACTCTGGATCGGCAGGCGAAAGTCATCGAGACCGGCCTGCGTGAAGACAACACGCTGGAGGTGCCACCGGAGAATGAAGGCGCCCCAGCCAGCTGGTACAACGGCTCTCCCACGCCCGGAGAGCAGGGACCGGCTGTCCTCCTCGGGCACGTGAATTCCACCGCCGACGAGAGCGGCGTGTTCTACAACCTCGAAGCCCTCAAAGCGGGAGACCGCATCACTGTGAACCGCGAGGACGGCTCAACCGCGGTCTTCGAGGTGTACAAGAGCGAGGTGTATCCCAAGAATGAGTTCCCGACCAGGGCCGTCTACTTCCCGGTAGACCAGGCGGAACTGCGGCTCATCACCTGTGATGGGTTCGCGGCGTCCTCCGGTGAATTCGAGGACAATCTGGTTGTGTACGCGAAACTGGTGGACACGGCCTGACTGCATCCGCGAAATGCGACGTCAGAGAGGCCGCGCCCTAGACTTAGGCTCGATGAAAACCACCGATTCCACTCCCCTGTCCGGTACCCAGTACACCCTGCAGCACGGCCCGTATACGGCGTCGATCGCCAGCGTCGGAGCAACCCTGCGGTACCTCCGCCATGCTGATCGGGACCTCGTGGTTCCCTATGATGCCGAGGAAATCCGTCCCTCCTTCCGCGGAGCGGTGCTGGTGCCCTGGCCCAACAGGGTGGTGGACGGCACGTATTCGTTCAACGGCAAGGCACATCAGCTTGCCCTGACAGAGCCGCAGCGTTCCCACGCCATTCACGGCTTGCTCGGCTGGGTGGACTGGACGCTCGCAGATCAATCGCCGGCTTCGGTGCGCCTGGCAGCGTCTGTCATCCCGCAGAAGGGGTATCCGTTCCGCCTTGAGGTCGAAGTGCTCTACGCCCTCGACGACGACGGCCTCACCACGACGATCACCGCCGTGAATCCCGGCCCGTCGGCAGCGCCCTACGGAGCATCGGCGCACCCTTACCTGGTAGCCGGTCAAGGGTTGGTGGATGACTGGACCCTGCGGGTGCCGGCGTCGTCGGTGCTCCAGGTGACCGAAGACCGGCTGATCCCGACGGAACTGACCGGCGTCGCGTCGTCGCACTTCGACTTCCGTGAACCGCGCCTCATCGGGGACACTTTCGTGGACCACGCCTACACGGGCATCAACTACGACGACGACGGCACCGCCACCGTTTCGGTGCATGCTGCGGACGGCCACGGAGCGGCCATCACCTTCGATCAGACCTGTGCCTGGGTGCAGATCCACACCGCGGACAAGCCGGATCCGGCGGTCTCGCGGCTCGGCTTGGCCGCTGAACCCATGACCTGCCCGCCGGACGCCTTCAACTCCGGGACGGACCTGACTGTTTTGGAGCCCGGCGACACTCATTCGGTCGGCTGGCGCATCCACGCCCTGTAGCCGCCAGCCGGCTATGGATCGAGAGAGCAGCGCCCGGTGGAGTGCCGCACGAGGAACTCCGGGCGGAACGAGACATCGGCGGGCACATCCTCGTTGACAACTGACTCGATTGCGGCGGCCACGATCGCGGTTTCGTCCCAGCCGAAGGTCGTGAGCGCAGGGCTGATAAGGGGAGCCAACTCGCTATCATCGAAGCCCAGAATCGAGACATCTCCGGGGATGTCCAGATCAAGGGATCGGGCGGCCCGGTACGCGCCGAAGGCGAGTGAATCTCCCAGGCACAGCAGCGCCGTCGGACGCGCTTTACGGGCAAGGAGGGCCGTTGCCGCTTCGGCTGCCCCGGCGACTGACGACGCCGACGACGCGACGGCAACGCTCATTCCCCTCTCCTGCCCCAGTTGCTGCACCAGGAGCTGGGCCGGGCGGCCCGGCGTCGAGGGCAAGGAGGGCGTCAGCAGGCCTAAAGACCGGTGCCCCAACTCAGCCAGGTGTCCCAGAGCGGTGCTGATCCCGTACTCATTGTCGAAGAGTACGGTGCGTGCAACCGGGCGGTGCAGAAGCGCATCTCCGATCGACACCAGCCGGATCCGCTCGGGAACGTCAGCCCAGTAGTGCGCGGACGGATCAACCGGAAGCACAATCGCGGCATCGACCCGGCGGGCAGCGAGTGCACGCAGGGCGTTCTGCTCGCGTTCAGGCGATGTGTCGACGTCGGCGATTGCCGAGAACATGCCGTGCTCGTGCAGCGCCTCTGACAGCATCACCGCAAGCCCCTGGCGCCAGAGATCCCCCAGCGACCCGATGATTGCCACGTTCCCGCTGCGCCCTCCAGCAAGGGCGCGGGCCACCGGATCCGCCGTCCAGCCCATTTCCCGCGCGATGGCCTGCACCCGGGCAACGGTCTGCTCAGATCCACGGATCCCACGCAGCGCGTAGGACGTGGCTGCCTTGGAAAGGCCCGCCGCCACGGCGATATCCCGGAGGGTGGGGCGCTTGGGCTCGTCCATGAACCGGTTCCGGCCGCGCCTAGCGCAGGCCTGTCCTGCGTTCGAGCGCCAGCCCAATGAGTTCGTCGATCAGTTCCGTATAGGTCAGCCCCGACTTCGCCCACATCTGCGGGTACATGCTGATCGGTGTGAAGCCCGGCATGGTGTTGATTTCGTTGATGATGAGCTCGCCTGCGGGTGTGTAGAAGAAATCGACGCGGGAAAGCCCTTCGGTGCCGAGGGCGTCGAAGGCGTGGCCGGCAAGCTCCCGGACCCGGTCCATCACATCGGGCGGAAGGTCTGCCGGGCAGCTCAGCTCCGCTGCCGCGCCGTCAACGTATTTTGCCTCGAAGTCATACCACTCGTGCTCGCCGGGCTGAACTGCGATCTCCCCCGGGAGGCTGGTCCGCGGCTCATCCATGCCCCTGCCCTGCAGGACAGCGACCTCGATCTCCCGGCCGACGATCCCGGCCTCGACGATGACCTTCGGGTCGAACTGCCGTGCGGTTTCCACGGCTGCCTCAAGTTCCGCCGGCGAGGCGGCCCGCGAGATGCCCATCGATGAGCCGGCGCGGGCCGGCTTGACGAATACCGGGAATCCAAGCTTTGCGGCACGA belongs to Arthrobacter tumbae and includes:
- a CDS encoding glycoside hydrolase family 65 protein yields the protein MPDLPNNSHPWQISESAFNGDGLGVTETVFALSNGYIGTRGTLDEGHPDASPGTFMAGVFEYHPLSYPEDGYGRPDRGQAIIGVAEGTPIRLEVDGRRLDISETPPHVHQRTLDLRAGTLLRTSEWTTPAGDRVRLQSCRLVSLSQRSVTAVHYEVEALDNALQVVIRSELAVNRTALQIDNPDPRVGEALDKPFVPCAHRSFATGGLLVHRTRSSGIGVAAAVRHDAQMPDGGQVSTAAGEDEVLTTLVVGLQPGEKVTLVKYICHASSADGSGADLETEARAALESARARGWNGLCADQRSVLDRFWEDADVEIDGDAELQQGIRFNLFQVFQASAFLGKAPIGAKALTGSGYSGHTFWDIEGFVVPMLTLLRPDSAACLLRWRASTLDAARQRAGVLGLKGAAFAWRTIDGREASAYWPASTAAVHLNAAISRAFMLHANVAGLQLTETQGVDVLVETARMWASIEHQDDAGRVHLFGVTGPDEYTGVVDDNVFTNLMAQSNLRAAADACDTFPEPVRRLSVTRSEIAEWRRIADAMYVPYDDVRQVHPANQGFTTYREWNFDDNAVYPIQAHAHYAKIYRRQVVKQADLVLALWWCADAFTDEQTARDLDYYEQRTVRDSSLSAAVQSVVSARVGHLDLALAYLRECALADLRNVQGDSHQGVHLAALAGAWLALVCGFGGLRLDDEKFRLAPRLSSGLSRIAFRLSWHGCRLAVEITRSGTTVSMIDSDNEDLPVWIDDVATTLTASHPVLAPLLVPHPTAAPPSQPPGREPQT
- a CDS encoding DUF3515 domain-containing protein — translated: MPPNVRAFMRVACPSALLIASLSACSPIVDVDAAADAVNPSCASVMIALPDQVAGNELRDTNSQATAAWGDPSQIVLRCGVQVPGPTTDACASVNDVDWIIQESTETDIWTATTYGRNPAVEVLFDPNQVASSTVLVDLGGAVSQVEQTEQCLSLNDTVDLPTEG
- a CDS encoding class F sortase codes for the protein MNNSAQERRLRLAAGAALLFLSLTSCGTTTAAPPESAPVPSPSQSSAAPAQSSPSAEAPPSSAVDAPPDGPGAMDPSAPVSFAIPTLDRQAKVIETGLREDNTLEVPPENEGAPASWYNGSPTPGEQGPAVLLGHVNSTADESGVFYNLEALKAGDRITVNREDGSTAVFEVYKSEVYPKNEFPTRAVYFPVDQAELRLITCDGFAASSGEFEDNLVVYAKLVDTA
- a CDS encoding aldose 1-epimerase family protein; its protein translation is MKTTDSTPLSGTQYTLQHGPYTASIASVGATLRYLRHADRDLVVPYDAEEIRPSFRGAVLVPWPNRVVDGTYSFNGKAHQLALTEPQRSHAIHGLLGWVDWTLADQSPASVRLAASVIPQKGYPFRLEVEVLYALDDDGLTTTITAVNPGPSAAPYGASAHPYLVAGQGLVDDWTLRVPASSVLQVTEDRLIPTELTGVASSHFDFREPRLIGDTFVDHAYTGINYDDDGTATVSVHAADGHGAAITFDQTCAWVQIHTADKPDPAVSRLGLAAEPMTCPPDAFNSGTDLTVLEPGDTHSVGWRIHAL
- a CDS encoding LacI family DNA-binding transcriptional regulator; this translates as MDEPKRPTLRDIAVAAGLSKAATSYALRGIRGSEQTVARVQAIAREMGWTADPVARALAGGRSGNVAIIGSLGDLWRQGLAVMLSEALHEHGMFSAIADVDTSPEREQNALRALAARRVDAAIVLPVDPSAHYWADVPERIRLVSIGDALLHRPVARTVLFDNEYGISTALGHLAELGHRSLGLLTPSLPSTPGRPAQLLVQQLGQERGMSVAVASSASSVAGAAEAATALLARKARPTALLCLGDSLAFGAYRAARSLDLDIPGDVSILGFDDSELAPLISPALTTFGWDETAIVAAAIESVVNEDVPADVSFRPEFLVRHSTGRCSLDP
- a CDS encoding D-alanine--D-alanine ligase family protein — encoded protein: MTVTPTAKPRVLVLFGGRSSEHAVSCVTAAGVLDAIDRNKYDVVPVGIAKNGQWSLVSSDPSQWSLRSAVLPEVPVSPESVVLATASDGGAGQELVATATEQMPRSLGAVDVVLPLLHGPFGEDGTLQGMLEMADIRYVGAGVLASAVGMDKHYMKVVFASAGLTVGPYEVFTDREWSRNPSACLDRAAKLGFPVFVKPARAGSSMGISRAASPAELEAAVETARQFDPKVIVEAGIVGREIEVAVLQGRGMDEPRTSLPGEIAVQPGEHEWYDFEAKYVDGAAAELSCPADLPPDVMDRVRELAGHAFDALGTEGLSRVDFFYTPAGELIINEINTMPGFTPISMYPQMWAKSGLTYTELIDELIGLALERRTGLR